The Candidatus Tumulicola sp. region CGGCCCCGTAGCGATCGCGTACGCGTCGGCGTGCGGACTCGGCAAGGTGTATTCGGTCAGCTTCCCCGCGGTCGTCAGCCGGCCGATGGCGCCCGCGAATTCTTCCGTGAACCACAGTGCGCCGTCCGGTCCGACGCAGATCGACTGAGGTCCCGCACCGACGGTGTACTTCGTTACTTTGCCCCTGGTTGTCAGCCGATACACGTGATTCGAATAGTGCGATCCAAGCCCAGATTCTGCGATCCACAGATTCTTGTCGGGGCCTTCGACGATGCCCTCAAGGGCAGCATTGCTCGCACCGACCGTAAAGCGCTGGATCTTTCCATTGTTAAAACGATGACCGACGGTTCCGTTGATTTCGGTAAACCATAACGTTCCGTCAGCAGCGGTGGTGATCGCTTGCGTATACGCTCCGCCGGGATCTTTGTACAGCGTTACCTTGCCGCGCGTCGTTATCCGGCCGATGCCGCCCTCTTGTATCCCTTGCGTAAACCACAGATCGTTGCCGGGTCCGGCGGTGATTCCGGGGTCGACCTCGGTTCCGGTTACTTGTTGCAGCGTGTACGTCCCATCGGTCGTAATTCGGCCGATCACGTCGTTACCGGGATCGGTAAACCACAACGCACCGTCAGGACCGGCGACGATTCCGGCCGGGGTCGCGTCGCCGAAGGTATCGGGATATATCGTTACCACGCCGCGTTTGTCGGGCTTTGCCGACGAACGGGCAGCGGCGATGGAATTTGTCGATGGAAGGGTGGAATGCCCGGCGCACGCGCTGAGGGGAACCAGCGCGGCCAAACTAACGACCGAAAGAAGCTTTTGCATTAACGCATTATCTCCGTAAGGTACTGTGCTACGTGATCGTGTCCGGCGTATCGCGCCCATTCGAGTGGGGTGGCGTCGTGCCGAACATCGATGATATCGGTGCGGGCCCCGTGTTGGACGAGATATTTCGTGAGCTCCAGATCTCCGTTCAGCGCGGCTTGGTGCAGCGGCGTTCCGTGTGAATGCATCCGCGGCGGCGAAAAGCGGTTCGGATCGGTGCCGGCTTCGATCAGCAGCCGAACGATATCGGCGTGTCCGAATTGCGTCGCGAGCGACAGCGCGCGTTGCCGTTCGAGCTCGGTCGCGGTGGCGAGCGCGTCGGTCGCCTCCCGCAGGCGCCCGGTGGCAGCGGCGACCGGTAGATCGAGTTTCGCCCCGTTGCGAAGCAGCTCTTCGACGGCTTCGAATTGGCCGTAGATCAGCGGCGCGAGCAACGCGTCGTTCGGATCGGCACCGGCGTTACACAGAACGCGGACGAGCTCGGGTTGCATGCCGCTTTCGTGTGCAACGGCGCTCGACGCGACGAGCGCGAGCGTATCGGTCAGCGTGCGGCGATCGTTCTTCGCACCAGCGTCGATCACGATTTGCGCCAGTTCCGGTGCGTTCGACGGCAGACGTCCGTTCCGCGTCGGATTTTCCGCGACGAACTCGAGCAACGTCGGATCGTGAAAATAGTTCATTCCTTCGAGGTGCAGGCGTTGCGTCGCCAGGCCGGGATTGCGTTGCAGCAACCCTCGCAGGCCGGCTGCGTCGCCGGCGTCGAGCAGATCGACGGCCTGTCGAAACAGCGGATCTTCGATGCGCAGATGCGCCGGTTGGAACACGTCGGGCCGTTCGGACAGTTCGGCGAACGCCTTAAGCCGGGGCCACGATTCGAACCCGTATTCGTGCGCGATCGTCAGTTCGGCATCTGCCTCGGTAAAGGGCGCTTCGGCGATGCGTTCGTCGGATGCATCGGAAAACCGCGGATGAAACTCGCGAATGCGCTGGCAGGCTTGCGGTGTGGCCAATTTCCGATCGCGCAGCAGATCGCGCATCCGTCGTTCGATATCCGGAAAGGTCGTGGATGCGTTCAAAACGCGCGTCGGCATGCCGCCGTTCTGCGGGATATGGTGGGCCTCGCCCTGCCTCTAGGGCGTTGCCAAACCCGCTCGTTCGCGTAGCCATCCAACGACGGCATCGCTGAGCCGCGAATCGTACTCCTCGACGCGCTTTCCATAATCCGCGTAGGCGACCGCCGTGGTCGCGGCCTTTCCGAGGAAATGCGACATGCCGTCGATCGTAACGAGCGTCGCGGATCCCGTCCGGCCCGTGTTGACGACGTCGACGATGCGTTGATGATCGGCGATTTCGGTTTCGAAATCCGACGTACCATAGATGGCGAGGACTGGAAGACCGAGCTTCATCCACGGCTCGATCACGTTGAGTTGCGCGACTTCGCTGATGTAGCCTTGCGAAACGGGATACACCGAATCGTGCGTCTTGCACGACGGCATCGTCGCCTCGACCGCGCGTTCGGGTTGGCCTTGGACCATATACATCTGCATGCAACTGGCCTTCTCGATGAGCGCGGCGTCGATCTCGGCCGGCGAACTGCCGTCGAGTTCTAGATCGCGACGTAAATTGCGAATCTCGTATTCCGGCCAATCGCGACCGACCGCTTCGGCGACGATCAAGCCGGCGACGCCACCGTCGCGCGCCAGCCGTGGCGGATGACGCTCCCGATGCTGTGCCCAAACAAGAAGATGCGCTTGGGGTCGATCGACGGGTTGCTGCGCATCCAGGCCAGCGCCGCCGCGTAGCCGCGCACTTCGGAGTCGAAGTCGACATTGGCTACACGGCGGACCTTGACTGTCACCGACGCCGCTCTTTTCGATGCGCACGGTTGCGACTCCGGCGCGAGCCAGATCGCGCGACAGATGCAAATACGCGTCTTGCGCGTTGGTTGCAACGTCGACCGAGAAGCAGCCGATGCCGCCGAGAATCAACACCGCTGGAACCGGCGTTCGTGCTCCGCTCGGAACGGTTAGGATCGCGCGTCGTAGCGAGTTGTCGACGACGATGCGATCGTAGGTGGTGGTGACGCCGTCGAACGCTTCGTTATTTGCGGTGCCGAGCACGACATTCGTGTGCTGCGGACTTCCGTCGCGCACGTAGACGACGTCGAGTGTCGTACCGGCTGCCGAATCGTGCACCACTCGATAGAAATCGACCGGCGCTGGGATCGAACGCCCACTCATGCTTCGAACGATATCGCCCGGACGTAACCCAGCTGCGTAGGCGGGACCGTTAGGCGTAACGACCGAGAGCGCGACACCGCCCGGTTTTTGAACCGCGGCCGCTCCGAATAACGCGTGTCGTGCTAACGGCCCGCGCGGCGATTGCGGCACCGGGGGTAACCGGAAGGTCGAGGTATCTGCCACCGCCGAGCGCATGGGCCACGTGACCATCCGTTGTTGTGGAAAATCGTACACGACGTTAAACCGCTCGAGATACCCGTTGCCGATGCTGCCGGCTTGCTTCGTCGATCCGAAGCCGCCGGTGTACGCCAACGGAATGCGCGTCGTTATATCGGCCGAGGTGGTGCCGAAGGCTTGCAATGTCGTGCGTAGCAGATCGGCATACACCGGCCCACCAACGCCGTATCCGGTTAGCGCGTTGCGAACGGTAGCAAAATGCGGAAAGTCGTTCGTTTCGCTAAATCCTCGAAAGAGCGTCAGCTGCGAACGGTCGCCGGTGTCGACGATAAACGTTCCGCGTACGCCGTCGACGCTTGCCGGCACGTCCAAGAAACCGTCCGCCGACGAAAACGGCGTTTGCGTGGCACCGTCCGGCATCGCAACGATCGCATCGGCAAACGAAATGCGCCGCTCGTCCATATCTACCACCACGCGATACCGTCGAAGTTGATCGACTCCGATCACGCCGTCGAAACGCGTGAGGCCGATCCCGCGGCGGATGCGAGAAAAATCGATGACGAACGCCGGCGCGCTTGCGAACGCTACATTGCCAACGCGTAAACCGCCGATCGTCGTTTTCATCGCGGTTTGGCTGCCTGCGCCCGCACCGGTCAACGATCCGGCCGGCTTCAAATGCAGACCTAACCGTCGCGCTACCTCGGGCGTAATGCAAAGGCCGCCCGAGCCGGTATCGACGATCATTGCAAACGGGCCGGCCTTGCCGATGTAGGCGCGCACGAAGATGCGATGATCTTGCAACGTGAACGGAACGCCGTTCGAGAGCGCGGCTGCGAGCGCTAGTCCAAGCATCGGTGCCACCCCGCAAAGGCGCTATGACTCACTTTCGGGTACGGCCGGCACACCGCTCTTGCCGGAGCCACCGCATACGTCGCCGGCACGCGAACGGCTGGTCGCGCATGGTACAAAGCTGCCACCGGAACGGCCGCGCAAACAGCGAGTACGGCCGTGAGGGCCGCCTGGCGCGCATGTCGAGCGAGGGCGGGCAGGCACGCATCCACAATCGACGCGGGCGACGGCGGCAATGCTTCGAGCAATGCGACGAATTCGTCGCCGTAGCGCTCGCGCCAATCGCGCGAATACAGCGTTGCGATCGATTTGGCGAGCCGTGTATTCATGACGTCGCCAACGCGCGCAACGCCTTGCCGTAACGCTGCAATCGTTCGAGCCGCTCCTCATAGGCGCGCTTCCCGGCCGGCGTGATGCGGTACGGACGGCGCCCACGCTCTTCGACGTCGAGCGGCCGGATGTAGCCGGCGGTTTCCAGACGCGCCACGATACCATACAGCGTTCCCGGCCCGAGCCGCTTACCGGTATGCGCTTCGACGTCGGTGATCATGGCGTATCCGTGCTTGGCGCCACCTACCAGCGACGCGAGCACCAGAACGGCCTCTTCAGAAAGTTCGATAGTACGCGACACGATATATATCGTAGCACGTAGTAAAGGGTCTGTCGACCGGCCCTCGCGTGGCCGGCAGCAATAGACGAAAGAAACGCGAATACGAAAGGGATCGCGTATGCCATCTGAGGTGATTCAATGTCGAACTACATCACGGTCCCGATGAACGAAAACGGCATGATTTTCGACCCGACGATGAACGTCGTCTTTGCCGATGCCATCGCCCCAGAACCGTTTGGATTCCAAGACGTGTACATCTATTCGCACGGCTGGTCGACGGATGCCGATCGCGCGCTCGATCTCTACAACCAGTTTTCGATCGAGCTGTCGCGCCAGGTGTTGTTCGCGAAGGCGTTGTCACCGTGTCCGATGGCCAATCCGCCGCAAAACTCGCTTGGCGTTGGAATCCATTGGCCGTCGGAGATCACCGAAGATCCGACCAGCCTTCTCAACGACTTGCAGCTCTTCTCGTTTTACACGATGGAACATCGCGCCGATGCGGTGGGGAAGAACGGCGTCTATTCGATATTGCGGTTGCTGTTGAGCCAGCGCGCCGGATCGGAGTTGCCGCTACGATTATTCTTGCTTGGCCACAGCTTCGGTTGCAAGGTCGTTTGTTCCGCGCTCAACGACATGCAGAGCGATATCGCGAACGGCACGATTGCCGTACCCAACAATATTTCGTTTCGCGTGGTGCTCTTGCAAGCCGCTACCGATCACGACAATCTCGAGCCGACCGATATTTACAAACAGGTATGCGGAATTTCGAATTTACGTTTGCTGATGACCACCTCGGCGGCGGATAAGGCGCTGGGCACGTGGTATCCGGCCGCAGCGCGCATCGCGAACATCTTTCACGGTGGCGATCCGACGCCGGCGCTCGGTTCGTCCGGGCCAACCGCGGCGACCGTGGCAGCGTTTGGCGGTTCGGACGCGCTGTCGGTGAATATCGGTTTTACGGCACAACAAGCGGCTTCGCAAACCGCGCGCTTGGTCGTTGCCGATCTGACGCCCGCGCACGAGGCGCGTATCGGCACCCAACAGTTCGAGGGTGGCGCCAGCGGTTCACATTCCGATATCAACTTTGCCGAGGTGTACCAGCTGGTGCTCGGCTTTATGTTCGCTTGAGGCTTCGCCCGGCGCCTAAAAGATGACGAACGCGATAACGCCGCCGAATGCAAAGGCGGCCACGACCATCGCGAGGATGAGGCCGAAACCGGCGCGACTCGTTCTCGGGACGCTCGACGGGCTTCGGCCTTCCATCAGTGCGACGTAGACCGGGAAATTCGGGTTACTCGGATCGAGCGGTCCCATGGTACAACTCCTGACTTGGATAACGAACCGGATTGTCATGCGTGACCCAGGCAAAACCAACGGCCTTGGAAAGCGTCGCCACGCAGGCGGACTCAGCGAACGTGCTCATTGTGACCAGCGCTTCGGCCATGCGGGCCACCTCGCGACGTGGCAACCGGGCCACGGCGGCCATGAACGGCGCGGCGTGCTGCTCCTCGACGAGTGCTTTTAGCTCGCCGCGTATCGCGCCGATCAGGTCGGGATGGATCCCATCGACGATCGTGTCGATCGTTTCACGGTGTGCGAACGGGACGACGCATGTATCGAGATCGACTCCGATCCGCACCGATTGACGGAGCATGTAGCGTAAGCGTCCGGCGACCACCGTGCCGACCGAATACACCAGCACCGACGGAAACGGTTCGTCATCGCCCAGGCCGGCGATCGCTATCCCGCTCTCATCGTGCGGGTGGCACCACTCTTTTTCATACATGAGCGCAAGAACCGAACGCAGCTGGGCGCGTAGCTGTCGCGTGAGCTGCATATCGCCGAACGCCTCGTCTTCGAGTTCGTCGATCTGTTCGCCGTACGTCGCGACGACTCGCGCCCCGAAACCCTCACCTAGTGCCGCTACGCCGGGCCGGCCTTCGCAGTCGTGCCGGTCTTCGCGCAGAATCGTGGCGAGTTCGGCGCGCCGTTCGACTGCGGACGTCGTCGCGCGTTGATCCGCAATCGCTTCGATTCGATCGCGGTAATCCGTCCATAGGCTAGCGACGCATCGCCGAACGCGCTCGGCCTGCAGTTGCGGACATAGCGCATCCGATCGTTCGATAAACGCAAAAAAACTCGCGGCGTATTCTTCGAGCGTGGCGTACGTTCGCGTTCCGAGTTGTCGCGCGTACATGCGCACGATCGTTTCCCACGGAACGCCCATCATGTCGTTCGCGCCGAACGCGACGATCGTCACCGGAACGTCCGGCGCGATGGAAAAAAACGTTTCAGGCATGTTCGCAGCCAGTGCGACCCCCCGGCGGTTCATGACCGCTACTACGCACATCATGCACGTAGCGTATACGGAGCGCACGCCACCCGTTTGGCGCGGTGGAGGCTTGGCGTGCGCTGCGTACGTGCATCGACGTTCGTTATCGACGTCGAAATGTATCGAACGTATGTACGATGGTTTAGCCGGGTTTTGCCATAAACTCATACAGCTGGCCGTGGTAATCTGCGGTTCCCGAAATCGTACCGTCGGCGAACATCTGACCGGTGAACGACAGCGCGCCGCCGATCTTGAACTGTACGTTGTCGCTGCTGCGATCGACCGTTCCGGTGATCGGAACGATCCGTCCGTTCAGCGGATCGGGTCGCACCGACGTGCCGGTGTAGGTGCCGGTTACGTATCCGTCGTCGATCGTTAGCTGCATCTTGCCCGAATAGGGGACGCCTTGGTTGCCGAACGAGGGTGTAAAGGCAGCCACGTACGGCATCGGAACCGCGGGCGATTCAGTAGTAGTGGCCGTGGCCGGAATGGCGGTTCCGAAGATCAGAAACAACGCTGCCGCCAGCGCCGCGCGACTGGATTTTGCCTTCATACATGTAGTACAACGGCCGGGCGCACGTAATAGTTCTCTTGCCGGGTAAACCCGCCATTAGAGTTCGCCGCTGGAAACCGAGTGTAGGGCTTTTAGCGAAAG contains the following coding sequences:
- a CDS encoding ankyrin repeat domain-containing protein produces the protein MPTRVLNASTTFPDIERRMRDLLRDRKLATPQACQRIREFHPRFSDASDERIAEAPFTEADAELTIAHEYGFESWPRLKAFAELSERPDVFQPAHLRIEDPLFRQAVDLLDAGDAAGLRGLLQRNPGLATQRLHLEGMNYFHDPTLLEFVAENPTRNGRLPSNAPELAQIVIDAGAKNDRRTLTDTLALVASSAVAHESGMQPELVRVLCNAGADPNDALLAPLIYGQFEAVEELLRNGAKLDLPVAAATGRLREATDALATATELERQRALSLATQFGHADIVRLLIEAGTDPNRFSPPRMHSHGTPLHQAALNGDLELTKYLVQHGARTDIIDVRHDATPLEWARYAGHDHVAQYLTEIMR
- a CDS encoding alpha/beta hydrolase, with the translated sequence MSNYITVPMNENGMIFDPTMNVVFADAIAPEPFGFQDVYIYSHGWSTDADRALDLYNQFSIELSRQVLFAKALSPCPMANPPQNSLGVGIHWPSEITEDPTSLLNDLQLFSFYTMEHRADAVGKNGVYSILRLLLSQRAGSELPLRLFLLGHSFGCKVVCSALNDMQSDIANGTIAVPNNISFRVVLLQAATDHDNLEPTDIYKQVCGISNLRLLMTTSAADKALGTWYPAAARIANIFHGGDPTPALGSSGPTAATVAAFGGSDALSVNIGFTAQQAASQTARLVVADLTPAHEARIGTQQFEGGASGSHSDINFAEVYQLVLGFMFA
- a CDS encoding PadR family transcriptional regulator, coding for MSRTIELSEEAVLVLASLVGGAKHGYAMITDVEAHTGKRLGPGTLYGIVARLETAGYIRPLDVEERGRRPYRITPAGKRAYEERLERLQRYGKALRALATS
- a CDS encoding aspartyl protease family protein encodes the protein MLGLALAAALSNGVPFTLQDHRIFVRAYIGKAGPFAMIVDTGSGGLCITPEVARRLGLHLKPAGSLTGAGAGSQTAMKTTIGGLRVGNVAFASAPAFVIDFSRIRRGIGLTRFDGVIGVDQLRRYRVVVDMDERRISFADAIVAMPDGATQTPFSSADGFLDVPASVDGVRGTFIVDTGDRSQLTLFRGFSETNDFPHFATVRNALTGYGVGGPVYADLLRTTLQAFGTTSADITTRIPLAYTGGFGSTKQAGSIGNGYLERFNVVYDFPQQRMVTWPMRSAVADTSTFRLPPVPQSPRGPLARHALFGAAAVQKPGGVALSVVTPNGPAYAAGLRPGDIVRSMSGRSIPAPVDFYRVVHDSAAGTTLDVVYVRDGSPQHTNVVLGTANNEAFDGVTTTYDRIVVDNSLRRAILTVPSGARTPVPAVLILGGIGCFSVDVATNAQDAYLHLSRDLARAGVATVRIEKSGVGDSQGPPCSQCRLRLRSARLRGGAGLDAQQPVDRPQAHLLVWAQHRERHPPRLARDGGVAGLIVAEAVGRDWPEYEIRNLRRDLELDGSSPAEIDAALIEKASCMQMYMVQGQPERAVEATMPSCKTHDSVYPVSQGYISEVAQLNVIEPWMKLGLPVLAIYGTSDFETEIADHQRIVDVVNTGRTGSATLVTIDGMSHFLGKAATTAVAYADYGKRVEEYDSRLSDAVVGWLRERAGLATP